A genomic segment from Conger conger chromosome 2, fConCon1.1, whole genome shotgun sequence encodes:
- the LOC133114362 gene encoding TBC1 domain family member 16-like, producing MALSQLLGLSSCEASHPPTFTAGSGGPGGEIVFSKNNVCVHPAEVLPGQTEHCPGYLCVHTEKDEELGTTLILTWVPNSRIQRQGEEALRYVTPEGSPMRRSQRCPSPAAPPAPEGAEEEPAPPAKAGAGPQQQGEESQGSGLNSTPAPPPGGEALVERSRSGLPGNIGREMRDGAVTHSAAGLSQNSPAPSEDGQSQAAGREEQQKGQVLEPRCGVFRVDLGRMRSLRLFFSDEACASGQLVIASRESHFQILHFHHAGLDKLAEVFQQWKCCQETQLKDQVLEGRSCLQFSVLRPCPPAADPRPEDWPHAGLDRASWGRLLNHRGEVEEQELRKAVFFGGVDPAIRRQVWPFLLRCYSAEEQGVPGGPRQEKHGQYQEIQQRRLCMSPEEQSEFWRKVQFTVDRDVVRTDCSCPFFRGEDNPNVEIMRRILLNFAVWNPGVGYCQGMSDLVAPLLLEVQDEADAFWCFVGLMENGGFVSPHEEGMEKQLAYLRELLGVMEPGFHQHLARLGEDGLLFCHRWLLLGFRREFPHTEVLLMWEACWARYQTDYFHLFLCVAIIALYGDGVAEKQLEVDQMLLHFSGLAMHMNGELVLRKARSLLHQFSLLPTVPYSLRSLCKRSGPGTWDSGPEAERRGERSEPQNCPGTQSSATLLTPVSPQPALPSEDPGASDALHLP from the exons ATGGCACTCAGTCAGCTCCTGGGACTCTCCTCCTGCGAAGCCTCTCATCCCCCGACCTTCACCGCCGGGTCAGGAGGGCCGGGGGGCGAGATCGTCTTCTCCAAAAATAACGTGTGCGTGCACCCGGCTGAGGTTCTGCCTGGCCAAACTGAGCACTGCCCAG GTTATCTGTGCGTGCACACAGAGAAGGACGAGGAGCTGGGCACAACGCTGATCCTGACCTGGGTGCCCAACTCCCGCATCCAGCGGCAGGGCGAAGAGGCCTTGCGCTACGTCACGCCCGAGGGCTCGCCCATGCGTAGGAGTCAGCGCTGCCCCAGCCCTGCTGCCCCACCGGCCCCTGAGGGGGCAGAAGAGGAGCCCGCCCCCCCGGCGAAAGCGGGCGCCGGGCCTCAGCAGCAGGGGGAAGAGTCCCAGGGCTCAGGCCTGAACTCCACTCCCGCTCCCCCTCCCGGCGGCGAAGCCCTCGTCGAGCGTTCGCGATCAGGGCTCCCAGGGAACATCGGCAG GGAGATGAGGGACGGAGCCGTGACCCACTCCGCCGCTGGCCTCAGCCAGAACAGTCCCGCCCCCTCGGAGGACGGCCAATCGCAGGCCGCAGGGCGGGAGGAGCAACAGAAGGGGCAGGTGTTGGAGCCACGCTGTGGAGTGTTCCGGGTGGATCTGGGTCGTATGAGATCCCTGCGACTCTTCTTCAG TGACGAGGCCTGCGCCAGCGGGCAGCTGGTAATCGCCAGCAGAGAGAGTCACTTTCAGATCCTGCACTTCCACCATGCTGGCCTGGACAAGCTTGCTGAGGTCTTTCAGCAGTGGAAGTGCTGCCAGGAGACTCAGCTCAAAGACCAG GTGCTGGAAGGGAGGTCTTGCCTGCAGTTCTCCGTCCTCCGGCCCTGCCCCCCGGCCGCTGACCCCCGCCCTGAAGATTGGCCGCACGCCGGGCTGGACCGGGCCTCCTGGGGGAGGCTCCTGAACCACcggggggaggtggaggagcaggagcTACGCAAG GCCGTCTTCTTCGGGGGGGTGGACCCGGCCATCCGGCGCCAGGTGTGGCCCTTCCTGCTGCGCTGCTACAGCGCGGAGGAGCAGGGGGTCCCGGGGGGCCCGAGGCAGGAGAAACACGGGCAGTACCAGGAGATCCAGCAGAGGAG GTTGTGCATGAGCCCGGAGGAGCAGAGTGAGTTTTGGAGGAAGGTGCAGTTCACGGTCGATCGGGACGTGGTCAGGACAGACTGCAGCTGCCCCTTCTTCAGGGGGGAGGACAACCCCAACGTGGAGATCATGAG GCGCATCCTGCTGAACTTCGCCGTGTGGAACCCCGGCGTGGGCTACTGCCAGGGCATGTCGGACCTGGTGGCTCCGCTCCTCCTGGAGGTGCAGGACGAGGCCGACGCCTTCTGGTGTTTCGTGGGCCTGATGGAGAACGGCGGCTTCGTCAGCCCCCACGAGGAGGGCATGGAGAAACAGCTG GCGTACCTGCGGGAGCTGCTCGGGGTCATGGAGCCCGGGTTCCACCAGCACCTGGCCCGGCTGGGCGAGGACGGCCTGCTGTTCTGCCACCGCTGGCTGCTGCTGGGCTTCAGGAGGGAGTTCCCCCACACCGAGGTGCTGCTCATGTGGGAGGCCTGCTGGGCCCGCTACCAG accGACTACTTCcatctgttcctgtgtgtggccATCATCGCGCTGTACGGCGATGGTGTCGCGGAGAAGCAGCTGGAGGTGGACCAGATGCTCCTGCACTTCAGTGGGCTGGCCATGCACATGAACGGGGAGCTGGTGCTGCGAAAG GCACGCAGTCTGCTTCACCAGTTCAGCCTCCTTCCCACCGTCCCGTACAGCCTGCGCAGTCTGTGTAAGCGGAGCGGTCCAGGCACGTGGGACAGCGGCCCGGAGGCTGAGCGCCGCGGGGAGCGTTCAGAGCCCCAGAACTGCCCCGGTACTCAGAGCTCTGCCACCCTGCTTACCCCCGTCTCGCCCCAACCCGCCCTCCCCAGCGAGGACCCCGGCGCCTCAGACGCACTGCACCTGCCGTAG